Proteins from a genomic interval of Betta splendens chromosome 10, fBetSpl5.4, whole genome shotgun sequence:
- the LOC114864346 gene encoding protocadherin gamma-A12-like → MRLQTLYLALFSLCHVANGDVNYSFQEEIKRGSRIGNIAKDLNLDSSRLSLRNARIDATGNRKRYCDINLSTGDLIVAERIDREELCGEKLSCVIKRDLVLENPLELYPFSLHVQDINDNSPQFNDETITLEIRESAVKGARFVIEEAHDADVGQNSVQQYSLKKNENFVLATNGNTIELVLDKELDREKQQNIDLILTALDGGSPQRSGTVVIHVTVLDANDNVPVFSQSVYKASLPENSPLDTVVVTVSATDADEGVNGDVTYDFGHVSEDVKKIFSIDRKSGNIKLIGAIDFESVATYDLRVKAKDGLGLSSYAKVTVDVTDVNDNDPVISVKSLTSLVPENVSPGTEVGIINVQDPDSDGNQQVRCSIQQNVPFKLVPSIKNYYSLVTTGQLDRELVSDYNITISATDEGSPPLSSSKTVHLSVADVNDNPPVFEEQSYSAYVSENNKPGSTLCSVAARDPDWRQNGTVIYSLLPAEVNGAPVSSYVSVNGDTGVIHAVRSFDYEQFRSFKVHVMARDNGSPPLSSNVTVSVFVSDVNDNSPQILYPAPEGNSFMTELVPKAAHGGSLVSKVIAVDADSGQNAWLSYHIVKSTDPGLFTIGVHSGEIRTQRDVLESDSMKQNLIVSVKDNGQPSLSATCSMYLLISDNLAEVPELKDISYDEKNSKLTSYLIIALVSVSTFFLTFIIIILGVRFCRRRKPRLLFDGAVAIPSAYLPPNYADVDGTGTLRSTYNYDAYLTTGSRTSDFKFVSSYNDNTLPADQTLRKSPSDFADAFGDSDGSPEVGKNCVRLVFS, encoded by the coding sequence ATGCGTCTTCAAACGCTCTACCTCGCTCTCTTCTCATTGTGTCATGTCGCGAATGGGGACGTGAACTATTCATTTCAGGAGGAAATTAAACGCGGATCACGGATTGGGAATATAGCGAAGGATCTGAACCTGGACTCTAGCAGACTGTCTTTGAGAAATGCCCGTATTGATGCCACAGGGAATCGGAAACGATACTGTGACATAAACCTAAGTACTGGAGATTTAATTGTTGCCGAAAGGATTGATCGAGAGGAGCTCTGTGGAGAAAAGCtgtcctgtgtaataaaacGCGACCTAGTCCTGGAGAATCCTCTGGAGCTGTACCCTTTTAGTCTGCATgttcaagatattaatgataattCTCCACAATTTAATGACGAGACCATAACTCTAGAAATTCGGGAGTCTGCAGTCAAAGGAGCTCGTTTTGTGATCGAAGAGGCGCATGATGCAGATGTAGGACAGAATTCAGTTCAGCAGTACAGCCTCAAAAAGAATGAGAATTTCGTGTTGGCCACTAATGGAAACACAATCGAGCTCGTTCTTGATAAAGAGCTTGATCgtgaaaaacagcagaacattgATCTGATCCTTACGGCTCTAGATGGTGGCTCCCCTCAGAGATCAGGAACCGTAGTTATACACGTCACTGTGCTGGATGCTAATGATAATGTACCAGTGTTTAGTCAGAGCGTTTATAAAGCAAGTCTGCCTGAAAACTCTCCTCTAGATACGGTGGTAGTGACAGTGAGTGCAACTGATGCAGACGAGGGAGTAAATGGAGACGTGACTTATGACTTTGGACATGTTTCAGAGGACGTGAAGAAAATATTCAGCATTGACCGTAAAAGTGGAAACATAAAATTAATTGGAGCAATTGACTTTGAATCCGTTGCAACATATGATTTGCGCGTTAAAGCAAAGGATGGTCTAGGATTGTCCTCATATGCAAAAGTGACAGTGGATGTCACTGACGTTAACGACAACGACCCTGTAATATCTGTTAAATCTCTGACAAGTTTAGTACCTGAGAATGTTTCACCTGGTACCGAGGTGGGCATCATTAACGTTCAGGAcccagattctgatggtaatcaacaggttcgctgctccatccagcaaaATGTTCCATTCAAATTAGTTCCAtccattaaaaactattattctctggtgaccacaggacaactggaccgtgaactagtgtctgattacaacattaccatcagtgccactgacgagggttctcctcctctgtcctcctctaaaaccgttcacttatctgtagctgacgtcaacgacaacccacctgtgtttgaggaacagtcgtacagcgcatatgtgagtgaaaacaacaaacctggctccaccttatgttccgttgctgctcgagacccggactggagacagaacggtaccgtgatctactctctgttacctgctgaggtgaacggtgccccggtgtcgtcctatgtgtcagtgaacggagacacgggggtgatccacgctgtgaggtcgtttgattacgaacagttcaggagttttaaagtgcacgtgatggccagagacaacggttctcctcctctcagcagcaacgtgaccgtcagtgtgttcgtgtcggatgtgaacgacaactctcctcagatactgtaccccgccccggagggcaactcgttcatgaccgagctggtccccaaagctgcacacggaggctctctggtgtccaaagtcatagcggtggacgcggactccggacagaacgcctggctgtcctatcacatagtcaaatccactgatccgggacttttcaccatcggtgtccacagcggagagatcaggacgcagagggacgttttagagtctgacagcatgaagcagaacctcattgtgtcggtgaaagataacggacagccctctctgtctgccacctgttccatgtatttactgatctctgataacttggctgaggtgccagaactgaaggatatttcttacgatgagaagaattccaagctgacgtcgtatctgatcattgctctggtgtccgtgtccacgtttttcctgaccttcatcatcatcatcctgggtgtgaggttctgtcgtaggaggaagcccagactgttgtttgacggagcagtagccatccccagcgcttatctccctcctaattacgcagatgttgacggcacgggaactttacgcagcacttacaactatgacgcctacctgacaacaggctctagaaccagtgactttaagttcgtgtcatcctataatgacaacacgctgcctgctgaccagactctgaggaagagtccttcagactttgctgatgcttttggagaTTCGGATGGTTCTCCTGAGGTAGGAAAAAATTGTGTTCGCTTAGTATTTTCGTAA
- the LOC129604699 gene encoding protocadherin beta-15-like gives MRFGRLLFQSHVLVFLFVVVEHAHGDVSYRVQEELKRGSVVGNIAKDLGLEVNRLSARKARVDVEGSEKRYCGINLENGNLVIEERIDREEHCGQKPSCVLKFDLLLENPLELHRLSLQVEDINDNVPYFQKGIIKIEIRESAVKGAKYRINAAHDEDIGKNSVQNYILQQNPHFVFNIQTTSAGSKYGELVLEKELDREAQQEMKLLLTAVDGGSPQRSGTVTIHVIVLDANDNAPVFSETVYTARLPENSPVKTTVITVSATDADEGFNGEVTYEFSRISDKSQKMFSLNEKTGEVIVTGDIDYEEGSKYEVFVEAKDGYGLSTEAKVIIDITDVNDNAPVIYVKSLNSPVSESTSPGTEVGIINVQDRDSENNRQVRCSIQQNVPFKLVPSIKNYYSLVTTGQLDRELVSDYNITISATDEGSPPLSSSKTVHLSVADVNDNPPAFEEQSYSAYVSENNKPGSTLCSVAARDPDWRQNGTVIYSLLPAEVNGAPVSSYVSVNGDTGVIHAVRSFDYEQFRSFKVHVMARDNGSPPLSSNVTVSVFVSDVNDNSPQILYPAPEGNSFMTELVPKAAHGGSLVSKVIAVDADSGQNAWLSYHIVKSTDPGLFTIGVHSGEIRTQRDVLESDSMKQNLIVSVKDNGQPSLSATCSMYLLISDNLAEVPELKDISYDEKNSKLTSYLIIALVSVSTFFLTFIIIILGVRFCRRRKPRLLFDGAVAIPSAYLPPNYADVDGTGTLRSTYNYDAYLTTGSRTSDFKFVSSYNDNTLPADQTLRKSPSDFADAFGDSDGSPEVGTCHVTTVRSVEPVIYSLSCRSSFY, from the coding sequence ATGCGTTTTGGACGGCTGCTCTTTCAAAGCCATGTCTTGGTGTTTCTCTTTGTTGTGGTGGAGCACGCACACGGAGACGTGAGCTACCGTGTGCAAGAGGAGCTAAAGCGCGGATCCGTGGTTGGAAATATCGCCAAGGATCTCGGCCTGGAGGTGAATCGACTGTCGGCTCGGAAAGCTCGTGTTGATGTTGAAGGGAGCGAGAAGCGATATTGTGGAATTAACCTTGAAAATGGTAATTTAGTTATAGAGGAACGAattgacagagaggagcacTGTGGACAGAAGCCTTCATGCGTTCTGAAATTCGACTTGCTGTTAGAAAACCCACTGGAGTTACATCGgctgtctctgcaggtggaggacatCAACGACAATGTACCATATTTCCAGAAAGGCATTATTAAGATAGAAATTAGAGAATCTGCTGTTAAAGGAGCTAAATAtcgcattaatgcagcacatGATGAAGACATAGGGAAGAATTCCGTTCAAAACTACATTTTGCAACAAAACCCCCACTTTGTGTTCAATATTCAAACGACCAGTGCTGGTAGTAAGTATGGAGAGCTGGTTTTAGAGAAGGAGTTAGACCGAGAGGCGCAGCAGGAGATGAAGTTATTGCTCACTGCTGTGGATGGTGGTTCACCGCAGAGATCCGGGACCGTAACCATTCATGTTATTGTACTCGATGCTAATGATAACGCTCCGGTGTTTTCTGAGACCGTGTATACAGCTCGTTTACCAGAGAACTCGCCTGTAAAAACGACAGTTATCACTGTCAGTGCAACAGACGCTGACGAGGGCTTCAACGGCGAGGTTACATATGAATTTAGTAGAATTTCTGATAAATCACAGAAAATGTTTTCACTGAATGAGAAAACTGGGGAAGTTATTGTGACAGGAGACATCGATTATGAAGAGGGTTCAAAATATGAAGTGTTTGTTGAGGCTAAAGATGGTTATGGCCTCTCAACAGAGGCAAAGGTTATTATTGATATCACCGATGTGAATGACAACGCACCAGTTATATATGTGAAATCCCTAAATAGTCCCGTATCCGAAAGCACGTCACCTGGTACAGAGGTGGGCATCATTAACGTCCAGGACAGAGACTCTGAGAACAACAGACAGgttcgctgctccatccagcaaaATGTTCCGTTCAAGTTAGTTCCGtccattaaaaactattattctctggtgaccacaggacaactggaccgtgaactagtgtctgattacaacattaccatcagtgccactgacgagggttctcctcctctgtcctcctctaaaaccgttcacttatctgtagctgacgtcaacgacaacccacCTGCGTTTGAGGAACAGTCCTACAGCGcatatgtgagtgaaaacaacaaacctggctccaccttatgttccgttgctgctcgagacccggactggagacagaacggtaccgtgatctactctctgttacctgctgaggtgaacggtgccccggtgtcgtcctatgtgtcagtgaacggagacacgggggtgatccacgctgtgaggtcgtttgattacgaacagttcaggagttttaaagtgcacgtgatggccagagacaacggttctcctcctctcagcagcaacgtgaccgtcagtgtgttcgtgtcggatgtgaacgacaactctcctcagatactgtaccccgccccggagggcaactcgttcatgaccgagctggtccccaaagctgcacacggaggctctctggtgtccaaagtcatagcggtggacgcggactccggacagaacgcctggctgtcctatcacatagtcaaatccactgatccgggacttttcaccatcggtgtccacagcggagagatcaggacgcagagggacgttttagagtctgacagcatgaagcagaacctcattgtgtcggtgaaagataacggacagccctctctgtctgccacctgttccatgtatttactgatctctgataacttggctgaggtgccagaactgaaggacatttcttacgatgagaagaattccaagctgacgtcgtatctgatcattgctctggtgtccgtgtccacgtttttcctgaccttcatcatcatcatcctgggtgtgaggttctgtcgtaggaggaagcccagactgttgtttgacggagcagtagccatccccagcgcttatctccctcctaattacgcagatgttgacggcacaggaactttacgcagcacttacaactatgacgcctacctgacaacaggctctagaaccagtgactttaagttcgtgtcatcctataatgacaacacgctgcctgctgaccagactctgaggaagagtccttcagactttgctgatgcttttggagaTTCGGATGGTTCTCCTGAGGTAGGCACTTGTCATGTCACCACTGTAAGATCTGTCGAACCAGTGATTTACAGCCTTTCGTGTCgttcttctttttattaa